A DNA window from Acetobacter aceti NBRC 14818 contains the following coding sequences:
- a CDS encoding NAD(P)H-quinone oxidoreductase codes for MNAIVLDEPGGPNVLHLGKVPTPTPKPGEILVRVEASGVNRPDIMQRKGLYPPPPGASPLLGLEIAGTVVAHGSPVAGTDFPAIGSKVCALTNGGGYADYCAVPASQSLPWPEHYDAVKAAAIPETFFTVWSNLFTTADLKKGETVLIHGGAGGIGTAAIQIAKAMGAIPLTTVSDPEKGELCEKLGAIVINYKTDDFVEKTLEYTDGKGVDVILDIIGGPYFSRNLKSLAMDGRLVIIAFQGGAKAEDVSLTRLMTKRLHVTGTALRPRSTEYKGAVAQALKSHIWPLLNTGVLEPIIHTTFPLAEAAEAHRLMESSSHSGKIILTHPDQN; via the coding sequence ATGAATGCCATCGTGCTGGATGAGCCCGGGGGTCCGAACGTCCTGCATCTTGGCAAGGTGCCCACACCCACGCCCAAACCGGGCGAAATTCTGGTTCGTGTCGAAGCCAGCGGCGTCAACCGCCCGGACATCATGCAGCGCAAAGGGCTTTATCCACCGCCTCCGGGCGCAAGCCCCCTGCTTGGTCTGGAAATTGCCGGAACAGTCGTAGCACACGGCAGTCCTGTCGCAGGCACGGACTTTCCTGCCATTGGCAGCAAGGTCTGCGCCCTGACTAACGGTGGCGGCTATGCGGATTATTGCGCAGTCCCCGCGTCACAATCCCTGCCGTGGCCGGAGCATTATGACGCCGTCAAGGCAGCCGCTATCCCCGAAACCTTTTTCACGGTGTGGTCCAATCTTTTCACCACCGCCGATCTGAAAAAAGGTGAGACCGTTCTGATTCATGGCGGTGCGGGCGGTATCGGCACCGCTGCCATCCAGATCGCAAAAGCCATGGGGGCCATTCCGCTCACGACTGTCAGTGATCCCGAGAAAGGCGAGTTGTGCGAGAAGCTCGGCGCGATTGTCATTAACTACAAGACTGATGATTTCGTCGAAAAAACGCTGGAATACACGGATGGGAAAGGCGTGGATGTCATTCTCGACATCATCGGTGGCCCCTATTTCTCCCGAAACCTCAAGTCGCTGGCAATGGACGGGAGGCTTGTGATCATTGCCTTTCAGGGCGGCGCAAAAGCGGAAGATGTCTCACTCACTCGCCTGATGACAAAGCGCCTGCATGTCACCGGGACAGCGCTTCGCCCGCGTAGCACGGAGTATAAAGGCGCAGTCGCTCAGGCGCTGAAAAGCCATATCTGGCCCCTGCTGAATACTGGCGTTCTGGAACCGATCATACATACCACTTTCCCCCTTGCAGAAGCGGCTGAAGCGCATCGACTGATGGAGAGTAGCAGCCACAGCGGCAAGATTATCCTGACACACCCCGACCAGAATTGA
- a CDS encoding alpha/beta fold hydrolase, protein MLLHALERGPENPSGNHLPVVFIHGLFGRGRNFGFFQRRLAESRRTIALDLRNHGESPHGPMDYPTLADDVYETLNHLGIHSAIIVGHSMGGKTGMMLALRHPEMVAKLLVADIAPGEGGFAQGHDLAAKLAALHFPASLNRAEADALLATVISEPEVRNLMLQNVELGEHPHWQIGINEIAAAMPQIVGWPEIPEGETYDGPTLFVAGQRSHYIAPENYPTMKRLFPHYMLKTIEGAGHWVHAEKPNEFYEILSEFIGDS, encoded by the coding sequence ATGCTCCTTCACGCACTCGAACGCGGCCCCGAAAATCCGTCAGGAAATCATCTGCCTGTTGTCTTCATTCACGGTCTTTTCGGGCGTGGCCGGAATTTCGGTTTCTTCCAAAGACGACTGGCCGAAAGCCGTCGCACGATAGCGCTGGATCTCCGTAATCATGGCGAAAGTCCACATGGGCCGATGGATTATCCGACTTTGGCGGACGACGTTTACGAAACGCTCAATCATCTCGGCATTCACTCCGCCATCATTGTCGGTCACTCAATGGGCGGCAAAACCGGAATGATGCTCGCCCTGCGTCATCCCGAGATGGTTGCGAAACTACTTGTAGCGGATATTGCGCCGGGTGAAGGCGGTTTTGCTCAAGGACATGATCTTGCGGCCAAGCTGGCAGCACTGCATTTTCCTGCATCTCTGAACCGCGCAGAAGCTGACGCTTTGCTCGCAACCGTCATCAGTGAGCCGGAAGTCAGAAATCTCATGCTCCAGAATGTTGAACTCGGGGAACATCCACACTGGCAGATCGGCATCAACGAAATCGCCGCCGCCATGCCGCAGATCGTGGGCTGGCCAGAGATTCCGGAAGGCGAGACCTATGATGGACCAACCCTCTTCGTGGCGGGGCAGCGCTCCCACTATATAGCACCGGAAAATTATCCCACGATGAAGCGGCTTTTCCCTCATTATATGCTCAAGACGATTGAAGGGGCCGGGCACTGGGTTCATGCGGAAAAGCCGAATGAATTTTATGAAATACTCTCGGAATTCATTGGCGACAGCTGA
- a CDS encoding DUF2252 domain-containing protein yields MTTAPISAAAAPSPLLSRKERHKKGQALRQLVSRSSHAEWSPARNRSDPLALLTQQNTHRITSLIPVRYERMRASPFAFLRGAAIVMAADLAGTPTSGLTVQACGDCHLANFGSYASPEGIPVFDINDFDETFRAPFEWDIKRLGTSFVLAGLETGLSSHRAHALAEIMAQTYSTEMRRLSQLSPLQVWLNRIDLKNAIAHFEDAKTRRATETLLKTRLDSIKTGFGLIADDRNAPSLHEKPPLVMRLPDQDDATRQAFARYVATQPPERLALLKHYALRDVIFKVVGVGSVGTFCAIGLFTTADNEPLLLQIKESQESVLAPYAGPAVHIHNQGERVVTGQRIMQAVSDSFLGWTHSIGDDGELSEDDAHLPENESRRQFYVRRVKDTRLAAIGADFAQEGLKDYAKLCARALARAHARSGDPVTISAYLGKGASFSAAIAAFSVAYAAQTKKDWKNFVAVTTSKPASSAKASS; encoded by the coding sequence ATGACGACCGCTCCCATATCCGCAGCCGCAGCCCCATCTCCTCTCCTGTCACGCAAAGAGCGTCACAAAAAGGGACAGGCGCTGCGTCAGCTGGTTTCCAGATCATCTCATGCCGAATGGTCTCCCGCCAGAAATCGCTCTGATCCGCTTGCCCTGCTCACCCAGCAGAACACGCACCGCATCACCAGCCTGATACCGGTTCGTTACGAGCGTATGAGGGCGTCTCCATTCGCCTTCCTGCGGGGAGCGGCGATTGTGATGGCGGCGGACCTTGCCGGCACGCCTACAAGCGGGCTGACGGTGCAGGCCTGCGGCGACTGTCATCTGGCGAATTTCGGAAGCTATGCCTCACCCGAAGGTATCCCGGTCTTCGATATCAATGATTTCGACGAGACATTCCGTGCGCCTTTCGAATGGGACATCAAGCGTCTCGGTACATCTTTCGTGCTGGCAGGATTGGAAACCGGTCTTTCCTCCCATCGTGCGCATGCTCTGGCTGAGATCATGGCACAGACCTACAGCACGGAGATGCGTCGTCTCTCCCAACTGAGTCCGCTTCAGGTCTGGCTCAATCGCATTGATCTCAAAAACGCCATCGCTCATTTCGAAGATGCAAAAACACGCCGAGCCACGGAAACACTCCTGAAGACGCGTCTGGACAGCATCAAGACTGGCTTCGGTCTCATCGCTGATGACCGCAATGCCCCGTCCCTGCACGAAAAACCGCCACTGGTGATGCGTTTGCCGGATCAGGACGATGCCACCCGACAGGCTTTCGCCCGTTATGTCGCCACCCAGCCGCCGGAACGTCTGGCTCTTCTGAAGCACTATGCTCTGCGCGATGTGATCTTCAAAGTGGTCGGTGTCGGCAGCGTCGGTACGTTCTGCGCCATCGGGCTGTTCACCACGGCGGATAACGAGCCTCTGCTGCTTCAGATCAAGGAATCTCAGGAGTCCGTTCTGGCACCTTACGCCGGTCCCGCCGTTCACATTCACAATCAGGGTGAACGCGTTGTCACAGGCCAGCGCATCATGCAGGCTGTGTCAGATTCCTTCCTGGGATGGACACACAGTATCGGCGATGACGGAGAGCTGTCTGAAGACGATGCGCATCTGCCCGAAAACGAATCAAGACGACAGTTTTATGTGCGGAGGGTCAAGGATACGCGTCTTGCCGCCATCGGTGCGGACTTCGCTCAGGAAGGCCTGAAAGACTACGCGAAACTGTGCGCCCGTGCGCTTGCCCGCGCCCATGCCCGGTCAGGTGATCCTGTGACCATTTCGGCCTATCTCGGTAAAGGCGCTTCATTTTCTGCCGCTATTGCCGCCTTTTCGGTCGCCTATGCCGCCCAGACCAAAAAGGACTGGAAGAATTTCGTGGCGGTTACCACTAGCAAGCCAGCATCGTCTGCAAAGGCATCATCCTGA
- a CDS encoding SpoVR family protein, translated as MTDTGLLYQGADWNFHIIRDCYNAIEEIAEKELGLDVFPNRIEVITSEQMLDVYTANGMPINYHHWSYGKRFAGHENAYRRGLMGLAYEVVINSNPCISYLMEENSATMQALVIAHAAFGHNHFFKNNRLFQEWTDPSQILNYLEFARGYISRCEEIHGQAAVERVLDAAHALQGQGVNRHSGSRHIDLKDEQARARERRAYEDSSFNDLWRTLPQGSEPEHSGNGERQALRRRLGLPEENILYFLEKHAPRLAPWEREIIRIVRLIAQYFYPQPQLKLMNEGCATWVHDRIMSRLHEKGRIDDAAFMEVIHSTTNVIAQFGYEQGSTSFNPYALGFAMMKDIERICTDPTEEDRRWQPDIAGNGDAYGTLRHAWAEYRDESFVLQFLSPKVMRDFRMFRLLDDTRDPYLLVDAIHDEAGYRDIRRTVAASYDPSTWYTEIEIVDVDTFGDRTLRLEHRTKSGQVLADNDMKLTLNALADLWGYRVVLDEIDTPTGRVLLSHEAGQA; from the coding sequence ATGACAGATACAGGGCTGCTCTATCAGGGCGCGGATTGGAACTTTCACATCATCCGCGATTGCTACAACGCCATTGAGGAGATTGCGGAGAAAGAGCTTGGCCTCGATGTTTTTCCAAACCGTATCGAGGTCATCACGTCCGAGCAGATGCTCGATGTCTATACGGCCAATGGTATGCCGATCAATTATCACCATTGGTCTTACGGCAAACGTTTTGCGGGGCACGAAAACGCCTATCGTCGGGGGCTGATGGGGCTCGCCTATGAAGTTGTCATCAACTCCAATCCCTGCATCAGCTATCTCATGGAGGAAAACAGCGCCACGATGCAGGCGCTGGTGATCGCGCACGCGGCCTTTGGTCACAACCATTTTTTCAAAAATAACCGTCTGTTTCAGGAATGGACTGATCCTTCACAGATTCTGAACTATCTGGAGTTTGCCCGCGGCTACATCTCGCGCTGCGAAGAGATTCACGGGCAGGCGGCAGTGGAGCGCGTGCTGGATGCGGCGCACGCCTTGCAGGGGCAGGGTGTCAATCGGCATAGCGGCTCGCGACATATCGACCTGAAAGATGAACAGGCGAGGGCACGTGAGCGTCGGGCTTACGAGGACAGTTCTTTCAACGATCTGTGGCGCACGTTGCCTCAGGGAAGCGAGCCGGAGCACTCGGGGAACGGTGAGAGGCAGGCGCTCCGCCGTCGGCTTGGACTGCCCGAGGAAAATATCCTTTACTTCCTTGAGAAACATGCCCCCCGTCTGGCTCCGTGGGAACGGGAAATCATCCGCATTGTCCGTCTGATCGCTCAGTATTTCTACCCACAGCCGCAGCTCAAGCTGATGAATGAAGGGTGTGCGACATGGGTGCATGACCGCATCATGAGTCGCCTGCATGAGAAGGGACGTATTGATGACGCGGCCTTCATGGAGGTGATCCACTCGACCACCAATGTGATCGCCCAGTTCGGCTATGAGCAGGGTTCAACCAGCTTTAACCCGTATGCGCTGGGCTTTGCGATGATGAAGGACATTGAGCGCATCTGCACCGATCCTACAGAAGAGGACCGGCGCTGGCAGCCGGATATTGCTGGCAACGGCGACGCCTATGGAACCTTGCGTCACGCCTGGGCGGAATATCGGGATGAGAGCTTCGTCCTTCAGTTCCTCTCTCCAAAGGTGATGCGTGATTTCCGCATGTTCCGGCTTCTGGATGATACCCGCGATCCGTATCTGCTGGTCGACGCCATTCATGACGAAGCCGGTTATCGCGACATTCGCCGCACTGTTGCGGCCTCTTACGATCCTTCGACGTGGTACACGGAGATCGAAATCGTGGACGTGGATACTTTTGGAGACAGAACCCTGCGGCTGGAGCACCGCACAAAATCGGGTCAGGTTCTGGCCGATAACGACATGAAATTGACCCTCAATGCGCTTGCGGACCTATGGGGGTATCGTGTGGTGCTGGATGAGATCGACACGCCCACCGGTCGCGTCCTGTTGTCCCATGAGGCAGGACAGGCGTGA